A genome region from Anopheles stephensi strain Indian chromosome 2, UCI_ANSTEP_V1.0, whole genome shotgun sequence includes the following:
- the LOC118503745 gene encoding uncharacterized protein LOC118503745 isoform X2, protein MGNTNSHGNGKGSGSNSPTKSKGNGATEPKQTNGGNGAAGPVAGAAGALARGMTRTASGADIQDRSHTQFQPVDKLGRILSKKCEELHGIHGVTGDVFARYVFPKYPDLGLKLFRYLRFMSHAKTEHLGLVAFRQQCERFLALLDDSVILENYVRMFGDLNESELIKPENLKNLLRTCYNLAMAHYSDGPQTCRLLNRTLDSVVQSCFFSKESLSPGYICRWLENNVPRLVPPIHKYCVHALSTSHRTIIDNSMASNSETVVSISAINAGEASYGLELQTPILEKTNPFGKELGGGIGNGGGLGGAGMPREPGKPLTEDERERLKNQQPLLPLSEAWLLAGSLPPLYSKPQSVAAPINPNSANLTSHIFLAKLLSLVPSHWTSLYDSRLDGSGTNRFLHHVLGYRGPNLILFRCEDDLLFCVANPNEWRETHLYIGDEGSCCLQLLPKFQMLEKKPKSLYLNTHIRGYPKGLRAGSDPRKPILIVDEHFERLEYRSLQHKILSIEVWGCGNQQQRDVQLDIKKWQVKEAERQRTVKMTAADWMDHPDRYLLELGGRQNYNNSST, encoded by the exons ATGGGAAACACAAACAGCCATGGTAACGGGAAGGGATCCGGCTCGAACAGTCCAACAAAGTCGAAGGGAAACGGTGCTACTGAACCGAAGCAAACGAACGGTGGCAATGGTGCTGCTGGTCCGGTTGcaggtgctgctggtgcactGGCACGCGGCATGACGCGCACGGCTAGCGGGGCGGACATTCAGGACCGCTCCCATACACAGTTCCAACCGGTGGATAAGCTTGGCCGCATACTTTCGAAAAAATGTGAGGAACTGCACGGCATTCATGGTGTTACAGGGGATGTGTTCGCG CGCTACGTATTTCCAAAGTATCCCGATCTGGGGCTAAAGCTGTTCCGCTACCTTCGCTTTATGAGCCACGCCAAGACGGAACACTTGGGGCTGGTTGCATTCCGGCAGCAGTGTGAACGATTTCTTGCGCTGTTGGACGATTCGGTCATACTGGAAAACTATGTGCGCATGTTTGGCGATCTGAACGAGAGCGAGCTGATAAAGccggaaaatttgaaaaatttgcttCGCACCTGTTACAATCTAGCGATGGCACACTATTCCGATGGACCCCAGACGTGTCGGTTG CTCAATCGAACACTCGATTCGGTCGTGCAGTCGTGCTTCTTTTCGAAGGAATCGCTCAGTCCGGGCTACATCTGCCGCTGGTTAGAAAACAACGTGCCCCGGCTGGTGCCGCCGATCCATAAGTACTGTGTGCACGCGCTCAGCACATCCCATCGTACGATCATCGACAACAGTATGGCAAGCAACAGTGAAACGGTCGTGTCGATCAGTGCCATCAATGCGGGCGAAGCAAGCTACGGGCTCGAGCTGCAAACACCAATACTGGAGAAAACGAATCCGTTCGGCAAGGAGCTGGGCGGTGGGATTGGTAACGGGGGTGGACTCGGCGGTGCAGGCATGCCCCGTGAACCGGGCAAACCGCTAACGGAGGATGAACGTGAGCGGTTGAAAAATCAGCAACCTTTGCTACCGCTTTCGGAGGCTTGGCTTTTGGCTGGTTCGCTTCCACCCCTGTATAGCAAACCGCAGTCCGTGGCGGCACCGATCAATCCCAATTCGGCGAATCTGACTTCTCAT ATATTCTTGGCGAAACTGTTGTCGCTCGTTCCCTCCCACTGGACGTCACTGTACGATTCGAGGCTGGACGGGTCCGGTACGAATCGGTTTTTGCACCACGTGCTTGGCTATCGTGGACCGAACCTGATTCTGTTCCGATGCGAAGACGATCTACTGTTCTGTGTCGCGAATCCGAACGAGTGGCGCGAAACGCATCTGTACATCGGTGACGAGGGAAGCTGCTGTTTACAGCTCCTGCCAAA ATTTCAAATGCTAGAAAAGAAACCGAAAAGTCTCTACCTAAACACGCACATCCGCGGCTATCCGAAGGGGCTTCGGGCTGGTTCCGATCCGCGCAAACCGATCCTGATCGTGGACGAGCACTTTGAGCGGCTCGAGTACCGGTCGCTGCAGCACAAGATCCTTTCGATTGAGGTGTGGGGCTGtggcaatcagcagcagcgcgaCGTACAGCTGGATATTAAGAAGTGGCAGGTGAAGGAAGCGGAACGGCAGCGAACGGTCAAGATGACTGCTGCCGACTGGATGGATCACCCCGATCGCTATCTGCTGGAGCTTGGCGGTCGTCAAAATTACAACAACTCATCCACGTAA
- the LOC118503745 gene encoding uncharacterized protein LOC118503745 isoform X1: MGNTNSHGNGKGSGSNSPTKSKGNGATEPKQTNGGNGAAGPVAGAAGALARGMTRTASGADIQDRSHTQFQPVDKLGRILSKKCEELHGIHGVTGDVFARYVFPKYPDLGLKLFRYLRFMSHAKTEHLGLVAFRQQCERFLALLDDSVILENYVRMFGDLNESELIKPENLKNLLRTCYNLAMAHYSDGPQTCRLVEDDEVSLNRTLDSVVQSCFFSKESLSPGYICRWLENNVPRLVPPIHKYCVHALSTSHRTIIDNSMASNSETVVSISAINAGEASYGLELQTPILEKTNPFGKELGGGIGNGGGLGGAGMPREPGKPLTEDERERLKNQQPLLPLSEAWLLAGSLPPLYSKPQSVAAPINPNSANLTSHIFLAKLLSLVPSHWTSLYDSRLDGSGTNRFLHHVLGYRGPNLILFRCEDDLLFCVANPNEWRETHLYIGDEGSCCLQLLPKFQMLEKKPKSLYLNTHIRGYPKGLRAGSDPRKPILIVDEHFERLEYRSLQHKILSIEVWGCGNQQQRDVQLDIKKWQVKEAERQRTVKMTAADWMDHPDRYLLELGGRQNYNNSST; encoded by the exons ATGGGAAACACAAACAGCCATGGTAACGGGAAGGGATCCGGCTCGAACAGTCCAACAAAGTCGAAGGGAAACGGTGCTACTGAACCGAAGCAAACGAACGGTGGCAATGGTGCTGCTGGTCCGGTTGcaggtgctgctggtgcactGGCACGCGGCATGACGCGCACGGCTAGCGGGGCGGACATTCAGGACCGCTCCCATACACAGTTCCAACCGGTGGATAAGCTTGGCCGCATACTTTCGAAAAAATGTGAGGAACTGCACGGCATTCATGGTGTTACAGGGGATGTGTTCGCG CGCTACGTATTTCCAAAGTATCCCGATCTGGGGCTAAAGCTGTTCCGCTACCTTCGCTTTATGAGCCACGCCAAGACGGAACACTTGGGGCTGGTTGCATTCCGGCAGCAGTGTGAACGATTTCTTGCGCTGTTGGACGATTCGGTCATACTGGAAAACTATGTGCGCATGTTTGGCGATCTGAACGAGAGCGAGCTGATAAAGccggaaaatttgaaaaatttgcttCGCACCTGTTACAATCTAGCGATGGCACACTATTCCGATGGACCCCAGACGTGTCGGTTG GTCGAAGATGATGAAGTTTCG CTCAATCGAACACTCGATTCGGTCGTGCAGTCGTGCTTCTTTTCGAAGGAATCGCTCAGTCCGGGCTACATCTGCCGCTGGTTAGAAAACAACGTGCCCCGGCTGGTGCCGCCGATCCATAAGTACTGTGTGCACGCGCTCAGCACATCCCATCGTACGATCATCGACAACAGTATGGCAAGCAACAGTGAAACGGTCGTGTCGATCAGTGCCATCAATGCGGGCGAAGCAAGCTACGGGCTCGAGCTGCAAACACCAATACTGGAGAAAACGAATCCGTTCGGCAAGGAGCTGGGCGGTGGGATTGGTAACGGGGGTGGACTCGGCGGTGCAGGCATGCCCCGTGAACCGGGCAAACCGCTAACGGAGGATGAACGTGAGCGGTTGAAAAATCAGCAACCTTTGCTACCGCTTTCGGAGGCTTGGCTTTTGGCTGGTTCGCTTCCACCCCTGTATAGCAAACCGCAGTCCGTGGCGGCACCGATCAATCCCAATTCGGCGAATCTGACTTCTCAT ATATTCTTGGCGAAACTGTTGTCGCTCGTTCCCTCCCACTGGACGTCACTGTACGATTCGAGGCTGGACGGGTCCGGTACGAATCGGTTTTTGCACCACGTGCTTGGCTATCGTGGACCGAACCTGATTCTGTTCCGATGCGAAGACGATCTACTGTTCTGTGTCGCGAATCCGAACGAGTGGCGCGAAACGCATCTGTACATCGGTGACGAGGGAAGCTGCTGTTTACAGCTCCTGCCAAA ATTTCAAATGCTAGAAAAGAAACCGAAAAGTCTCTACCTAAACACGCACATCCGCGGCTATCCGAAGGGGCTTCGGGCTGGTTCCGATCCGCGCAAACCGATCCTGATCGTGGACGAGCACTTTGAGCGGCTCGAGTACCGGTCGCTGCAGCACAAGATCCTTTCGATTGAGGTGTGGGGCTGtggcaatcagcagcagcgcgaCGTACAGCTGGATATTAAGAAGTGGCAGGTGAAGGAAGCGGAACGGCAGCGAACGGTCAAGATGACTGCTGCCGACTGGATGGATCACCCCGATCGCTATCTGCTGGAGCTTGGCGGTCGTCAAAATTACAACAACTCATCCACGTAA